The following coding sequences are from one Neurospora crassa OR74A linkage group I, whole genome shotgun sequence window:
- the mob-2a gene encoding MOB-2A, variant 2: MDPNNGSIPSAEEVLASYHLPQVKPQWLNCNYGKHIVKGNFLTLSAKPKTVEMGEWIAHQVVDHWRMLITFIKLVHDREEDGSSICNSRKCPKMSAGASHSFTWLNSRLQPVEIPAYEYLSLVQRYISGKIDDSNLFPTDPAGVSFADNPAFCTPLPESGPDWIGKRSGFPQNFMETCQTIFRQMFRVYAHLYWSHFDDMFCLNLEKSMNSCFSHFILTATTLGLLKKTDLEPMQPLIDLWAALGTFPQGCKAYEIANISVGHLLIQKAGGPPSS; the protein is encoded by the exons ATGGATCCCAATAATGGTTCGATCCCCTCAGCGGAGGAGGTCCTTGCTTCATATCATCTCCCCCAAGTGAAGCCGCAATGGCTAAACTGCAACTATGGCAAACATATCGTCAAGGGCAATTTCCTTACCCTTAGTGCTAAGCCTAAGACGGTGGAAATGGGAGAGTGGATAGCACATCAAG TCGTGGACCACTGGCGGATGCTCATTACCTTCATTAAACTCGTCCATGACCGGGAAGAGGATGGCAGCTCGATCTGCAACTCTCGAAAATGTCCCAAGATGTCTGCGGGAGC CTCCCACTCCTTCACCTGGTTGAACTCGCGGCTTCAGCCCGTGGAAATCCCAGCATACGAATACCTCAGCCTCGTTCAGCGCTACATCAGCGGCAAGATTGACGACAGCAACCTGTTCCCCACCGATCCTGCGGGCGTCTCCTTCGCTGACAACCCGGCCTTCTGCACCCCCTTGCCCGAGTCGGGCCCGGACTGGATCGGCAAGCGAAGCGGCTTCCCGCAGAATTTCATGGAGACGTGTCAGACCATCTTCCGGCAAATGTTCCGCGTCTACGCGCACCTGTACTGGTCACACTTTGACGACATGTTCTGCCTCAACCTGGAAAAGTCCATGAACAGCTGCTTCAGCCATTTCATCTTGACGGCCACCACGCTCGGCCTGTTGAAGAAGACAGATTTGGAGCCGATGCAGCCGCTTATCGATCTTTGGGCTGCTTTGGGCACTTTCCCCCAGGGCTGCAAGGCATATGAAATCGCCAATATCTCGGTTGGGCATCTTCTTATCCAGAAGGCGGGCGGCCCACCCTCGAGCTAG
- the mob-2a gene encoding MOB-2A encodes MSNLFSGINARFRGHKSPTSPTQQNPQNSLPSIHSLETSPGYTSPTLSVKLPPIQNSLSLAESIGMDPNNGSIPSAEEVLASYHLPQVKPQWLNCNYGKHIVKGNFLTLSAKPKTVEMGEWIAHQVVDHWRMLITFIKLVHDREEDGSSICNSRKCPKMSAGASHSFTWLNSRLQPVEIPAYEYLSLVQRYISGKIDDSNLFPTDPAGVSFADNPAFCTPLPESGPDWIGKRSGFPQNFMETCQTIFRQMFRVYAHLYWSHFDDMFCLNLEKSMNSCFSHFILTATTLGLLKKTDLEPMQPLIDLWAALGTFPQGCKAYEIANISVGHLLIQKAGGPPSS; translated from the exons ATGTCCAACCTCTTTTCTGGAAT AAACGCTCGGTTTAGAGGACACAAAAGCCCAACCAGTCCGACTCAGCAAAACCCTCAGAACTCTTTGCCTTCCATACACTCACTCGAGACATCTCCTGGTTATACATCTCCAACTCTTTCAGTGAAACTGCCACCCATCCAGAACTCGCTTTCTCTCGCTGAAAGTATCGGCATGGATCCCAATAATGGTTCGATCCCCTCAGCGGAGGAGGTCCTTGCTTCATATCATCTCCCCCAAGTGAAGCCGCAATGGCTAAACTGCAACTATGGCAAACATATCGTCAAGGGCAATTTCCTTACCCTTAGTGCTAAGCCTAAGACGGTGGAAATGGGAGAGTGGATAGCACATCAAG TCGTGGACCACTGGCGGATGCTCATTACCTTCATTAAACTCGTCCATGACCGGGAAGAGGATGGCAGCTCGATCTGCAACTCTCGAAAATGTCCCAAGATGTCTGCGGGAGC CTCCCACTCCTTCACCTGGTTGAACTCGCGGCTTCAGCCCGTGGAAATCCCAGCATACGAATACCTCAGCCTCGTTCAGCGCTACATCAGCGGCAAGATTGACGACAGCAACCTGTTCCCCACCGATCCTGCGGGCGTCTCCTTCGCTGACAACCCGGCCTTCTGCACCCCCTTGCCCGAGTCGGGCCCGGACTGGATCGGCAAGCGAAGCGGCTTCCCGCAGAATTTCATGGAGACGTGTCAGACCATCTTCCGGCAAATGTTCCGCGTCTACGCGCACCTGTACTGGTCACACTTTGACGACATGTTCTGCCTCAACCTGGAAAAGTCCATGAACAGCTGCTTCAGCCATTTCATCTTGACGGCCACCACGCTCGGCCTGTTGAAGAAGACAGATTTGGAGCCGATGCAGCCGCTTATCGATCTTTGGGCTGCTTTGGGCACTTTCCCCCAGGGCTGCAAGGCATATGAAATCGCCAATATCTCGGTTGGGCATCTTCTTATCCAGAAGGCGGGCGGCCCACCCTCGAGCTAG
- a CDS encoding glucosyltransferase: protein MPGPSPHKPRRKAKRAGGNGPSNLPVIMEREALVRIPSFPLAAFLWPARSSVSQWELLPLILMAVGLFRWAAGLWGYSGFEKPPLFGDYEAQRHWMEVTTHLPISQWYFHDLEWWGLDYPPLTAYHSWICGKIGSLIDPAWFALYDSRGSHDPTLKIFMRATVLVSEYLIYIPAAVIFVRRFSRLSGVPAWTSSVALVAILMQPATILIDHVHFQYNTVMLGFVLASMSSMLAGRNFWACFFFVMALGFKQMALYYAFSVFAYLLGVCVFDHTNIPRFNIPKFIGIALATVVSFAILLLPIVAGTLSEASRGITAHPGGAHPPLPLFADLAKHLNTEAFYYPVIEQLVQMIHRVFPFARGLFEDKVANFWCAMNVVIKLKQYPAELLQKGALVATLAAIVPPNLILFLRPNKHPGLLPLAFATTAWGFFLFSYQVHEKSVLLPLMPMTLLLAGRQGLGKDTRAWVGFANILGCWTMYPLLQRVDLRVPYTVLTLLWAYLLGLPPTSLNAYFQDGSSIWSQWATAFIHGFFYLTMAFWHVLDMFVVAPKDKPDLWVVANVGVGAAGFSLCYLWCLGSLVIESEILPPSWTGKEAKTKSE, encoded by the exons ATGCCCGGGCCCTCTCCTCATAAGCCCAGACGGAAAGCGAAGCGGGCTGGCGGCAATGGCCCAAGCAACCTTCCTGTCATTATGGAGCGCGAAGCTCTCGTCCGcatcccttcctttcccctGGCCGCCTTCCTCTGGCCTGCCAGGAGTTCTGTATCGCAATGGGAGTTATTACCGTTGATACTCATGGCAGTTGGTCTGTTCCGCTGGGCTGCAGGTCTTTGGGGCTATTCTG GCTTTGAAAAACCACCTCTGTTTGGCGACTACGAGGCCCAGCGCCATTGGATGGAAGTCACAACACATCTTCCCATTTCGCAATGGTACTTTCACGATCTTGAGTGGTGGGGTCTCGACTATCCTCCTCTTACTGCATATCACAGCTGGATTTGTGGCAAGATTGGGTCCTTAATCGACCCGGCGTGGTTTGCGCTCTACGACTCGAGGGGCTCCCATGATCCGACGCTCAAGATATTCATGAGGGCCACTGTGCTGGTATCCGaatatttaatctatatCCCCGCCGCTGTCATCTTCGTGCGGCGCTTCAGTAGGCTCAGCGGCGTTCCTGCCTGGACCTCCTCCGTTGCTCTTGTGGCGATCCTGATGCAGCCGGCCACCATCCTTATCGATCACGTCCATTTCCAGTATAATACAGTCATGTTGGGCTTTGTGCTTGCTAGCATGTCAAGCATGCTTGCCGGACGCAACTTTTGGGCCTGTTTTTTCTTTGTTATGGCGCTGGGTTTTAAGCAGATGGCTCTCTACTATGCCTTTTCGGTTTTCGCATATCTCTTGGGAGTCTGCGTGTTCGACCATACCAACATCCCCAGATTCAATATCCCGAAATTCATTGGGATTGCTCTGGCCACCGTGGTGTCTTTCGCAATCCTGCTCCTCCCGATCGTTGCTGGCACTTTGTCCGAGGCCAGCCGCGGGATCACTGCCCATCCTGGCGGTGCTCATCCCCCTCTCCCGTTGTTTGCGGATCTGGCAAAGCACTTGAACACCGAGGCCTTCTACTACCCGGTCATCGAGCAGCTCGTCCAAATGATCCATCGCGTATTTCCCTTTGCCCGAGGTCTCTTCGAGGACAAGGTCGCGAACTTTTGGTGCGCCATGAACGTGGTGATCAAGCTCAAACAGTATCCGGCTGAGCTGCTGCAGAAGGGTGCGTTAGTTGCGACACTGGCAGCAATCGTTCCGCCAAACCTCATCTTGTTCCTGCGACCCAACAAGCATCCAGGTCTCTTGCCCCTTGCCTTTGCTACAACCGCCTGgggtttcttcttgtttAGTTACCAAGTCCATGAGAAGAGTGTCCTTCTTCCCCTGATGCCTATGACCTTATTGCTTGCAGGGAGACAAGGATTGGGCAAGGATACTCGTGCCTGGGTAGGATTTGCCAATATCTTGGGCTGTTGGACCATGTACCCGTTGCTGCAACGAGTCGACCTCCGAGTCCCGTATACCGTCTTGACTCTTCTTTGGGCTTACCTTCTCGGTCTGCCCCCGACGTCGCTGAATGCGTACTTCCAGGACGGCTCAAGCATCTGGAGTCAATGGGCCACCGCATTCATCCATGGCTTCTTTTACCTGACGATGGCGTTCTGGCATGTGCTGGACATGTTCGTTGTGGCCCCGAAGGACAAGCCAGATCTTTGGGTGGTTGCCAACGTTGgcgttggtgctgctgggTTTTCGCTGTGCTATCTTTGGTGTCTCGGGAGCCTTGTCATCGAGAGTGAGATTCTACCCCCGTCTTGGACCGGCAAGGaagcaaaaacaaaaagtgAATAG
- a CDS encoding COPII-coated vesicle protein SurF4/Erv29 has protein sequence MAQMRGPGSYGIGASSPFGGPVNEDSTESSPLDAIRKQTSKIEDVLDSFSEPIKPYLPAIGRFLIVVTFIEDALRIMTQWNDQLLYLHDYRHIPNGVTHLFLLVNVIAMASCSTLVIIRKYSEYAVGGLIGVVITQALGYGLIFDLNFFLRNLSVMGGLLMVLSDSWVRKTKAFAGLPTLEEKDRKMYFQLAGRVLLIFLFIGFVFSGEWTIWRIIVSLVGLVACVMVVVGFKTKFSSTLLVVILSIFNLLVNNFWTLHEHHPHKDFAKYDFFQILSIVGGLLLLTNTGPGQFSIDEKKKVY, from the exons ATGGCGCAAATGCGGGGACCCGGCAGCTATGGCATTGGTGCCTCGAGCCCTTTCGGAGGACCCGTCAACGAAGACTCGACCGAGTCCAGCCCTCTCGACGCAATTCGGAAGCAGACGAGCAAGATTGAGGACGTCCTGGATTCTTTTAGCGAGCCCATCAAGCC ATACCTCCCCGCCATTGGCCGCTTCTTGATTGTCGTAACCTTCATCGAGGATGCGCTCAGAATCATGACCCAGTGGAACGACCAGCTGCTGTATCTTCACGACTACCGCCATA TTCCCAATGGCGTCACgcacctcttccttctcgtcaACGTTATTGCTATGGCCTCCTGCTCcaccctcgtcatcatccgcAAGTACTCTGAGTATGCCGTCGGCGGTCTCATCGGCGTTGTCATCACCCAGGCGCTCGGTTACGGACTCATCTTCGACCtcaacttcttcctccgcAATCTCTCTGTTATGGGCGGTCTGCTTATGGTGCTCTCGGATTCATGGGTGCGCAAGACCAAGGCCTTTGCCGGTCTCCCCACGCTTGAGGAGAAGGACCGCAAGATGTACTTCCAGCTTGCTGGCCgtgtcctcctcatcttcctcttcattgGCTTCGTCTTCAGCGGAGAGTGGACCATCTGGCGTATCATTGTCTCACTCGTAGGCCTTGTTGCTTGCGTTATGGTTGTTGTCGGCTTCAAGACCAAGTTCAGCTCTACTCTTTTGGTTGTCATTCTGAGCATTTTCAACCTTCTGGTGAACAACTTCTGGACT CTTCACGAGCATCATCCTCACAAGGACTTCGCCAAGTATGACTTCTTCCAGATTCTCTCCATCGTCGGAGGTCTCTTGCTCCTCACCAACACTGGCCCGGGCCAGTTCAGCAttgacgagaagaagaaggtttaCTAA
- the ada-4 gene encoding all development altered-4: protein MISNSEVTKEKEPVKRRACDECRTRKLACTKEQDGCARCKREGVHCNYSAQKPMGRPRKRPYVDVAEASRKEAKTDDVPPSETAALTYPVSMPFDGTLNLDLDMCFLDVTNTDINFSDIFDPNFQFGSYGFPLSLDYDIPQPGPAPGQIEAMPKEETGHANQAWMDSTAAVNAQWQPVLGGYLDVNFDGIDVQTSTSACSSSIQQYSSPFPKREQLEGIYPNTSQNHHGSRPPSRSEVSESTVPHLTPGGSSTTSPSDSTNTNDRAVGGQPPAQCACSDNLREAMESLRIVPTDNITQALYTVRTVTKTAHETILCSICGDPPLGGSSSSASNTDTDTDTDTDTKTDNKSNNNNSDENEPPDSAIQNMVLLAAILPSLSSSYTLLLDLVEKETQSATSSGRHIFFDLEGYGGLWGPIATSWKRCEDMVALLAQPLPPATWRLIARAMLKLDVYGQGGAAGTASQRPVISLGDDDGGCMIGSRDKSKGNGLQEEPCEKVEHIGLKDIFARLEERSRRRQERLEALVASGELEGVIPPISGGLDVGNARERSTSPIASTGITTTLAAAGEADEKMEGKVDGEKTRSPGMRIIASAKSAMDRLLIS, encoded by the exons ATGATCTCAAACAGCGAAGTCACTAAGGAGAAAGAGCCGGTGAAACGCCGTGCCTGTGACGAGTGCC GGACACGGAAACTTGCTTGCACAAAGGAACAAGATGGCTGTGCGCGGTGTAAGCGCGAAGGCGTTCACTGTAACTACTCGGCCCAGAAACCCATGGGTCGGCCAAGGAAACGTCCTTACGTCGACGTGGCCGAGGCATCGCGAAAGGAGGCAAAGACTGATGATGTTCCCCCCAGCGAGACGGCGGCCTTGACCTATCCTGTTTCCATGCCCTTTGATGGGACCCTCAACCTGGACCTGGATATGTGCTTTCTCGACGTCACCAATACAGACATAAATTTCAGTGACATATTCGACCCAAATTTCCAGTTCGGATCGTATGGCTTCCCCTTGTCCTTGGATTATGACATCCCCCAACCGGGACCGGCACCCGGGCAAATAGAGGCCATGCCCAAGGAAGAGACAGGACATGCTAACCAAGCCTGGATGGATTCCACGGCTGCCGTCAACGCACAATGGCAGCCGGTACTTGGGGGATACCTCGATGTCAACTTTGACGGCATTGATGTACAAACGTCCACATCAGCTTGCTCCTCTTCAATACAGCAATACTCCTCGCCCTTCCCGAAGCGAGAACAACTAGAGGGGATATACCCAAACACATCTCAGAATCACCACGGCTCCCGCCCGCCCTCACGATCAGAGGTATCCGAATCAACCGTCCCCCATCTGACCCCCGGcggctcctccaccaccagtcCCAGCgacagcaccaacaccaacgacCGCGCCGTCGGTGGCCAACCCCCCGCCCAATGTGCCTGCTCAGACAATCTCCGCGAGGCCATGGAGTCTCTCCGCATCGTGCCTACTGACAACATCACCCAAGCGCTCTACACCGTCCGTACCGTCACCAAGACAGCGCACGAGACCATCCTCTGCAGCATCTGCGGCGACCCCCCTCTCGGTGGCAgttcctcctctgcctccaacaccgacaccgacaccgacaccgacactgacaccaagaccgacaacaaaagcaacaacaacaactccgATGAGAACGAACCCCCTGACTCGGCCATCCAAAACAtggtcctcctcgccgccatactcccctccctctcctcgtcctataccctcctcctcgacctcgtcGAAAAGGAGACTCAGTCTGCCACCTCTTCAGGCCGCCACATCTTCTTCGATTTGGAAGGCTACGGCGGACTCTGGGGTCCCATTGCAACTTCCTGGAAGCGATGCGAGGACATGGTCGCCCTTCTCGCCCAGCCGCTGCCCCCCGCAACCTGGCGCCTGATAGCCCGCGCCATGCTCAAGCTGGATGTGTACGGACAGGGCGGGGCGGCAGGGACAGCGAGTCAGAGGCCGGTGATTAGCttgggtgatgatgatggtggttgtATGATTGGTAGCCGGGACAAGAGTAAGGGCAATGGCCTTCAAGAAGAGCCGTGCGAGAAGGTAGAGCATATCGGACTCAAAGATATCTTTGCGAGGTTGGAGGAGAGGTCGAGGAGACGACAGGAGAGGTTGGAGGCATTGGTGGCGAGTGGGGAGTTGGAGGGGGTGATTCCACCGATTTCCGGGGGTCTGGATGTCGGGAATGCTAGAGAGAGGTCGACGTCGCCGATTGCGTCGACGGGGATAACTACGacgctggcggcggcgggcgaggcggatgagaagatggaaggaaaggTGGACGGAGAGAAGACGAGGTCACCAGGTATGAGGATCATTGCATCTGCGAAGAGTGCGATGGACAGGTTGTTGATTTCCTGA
- a CDS encoding pH-response regulator protein palC has protein sequence MPYPFVLPTTSSFSFTSCFSCESHPSLPLNASTRRGVVREDLKAFKRTPREHQVAKLPTVVSSLIAYLPYLFAVDAGLSQQAINGEEIAVILKTAPIIEWRPTLSDNAAVAVPGKDPARVKVHSLEYEVFFVLSCLANAHTLQARTALHPLYVLSTAPVGTQQRQVAVSAATKNLLDAASIYDYLALRAEGLSSGYGMAPPCADISPAALRAQCSLAMAEATLLAVLKDDPYPAVVAQDRNKNDTEWMYKAPDIPKVRAHLFARLCLAASEHAAQAYSLCAGLARAEGGAKVTESFLKYLDNLRRTSRAKACRFFGIDSELGGQTGTAIAWLNAGLQELGVERNPSEGGSKRSGGLGRLKEKWTEKREDKKVERGLDWGADAGRLEESRVYEMLWEKWSKQNDTIMTQVVPPSGPLLQQMPMGREIHTLKPFQPPQLDPPTLEAMRAPPERSDDAALYPSSDEDDTMIGATIGAFPGTQGHFRTGTPNYF, from the exons ATGCCTTACCCATTCGTGTTGCCCACAACCTCGTCATTTTCCTTTACGTCTTGTTTCAGCTGCGAGTCCCATCCCTCGCTGCCCCTCAATGCTAGCACCCGCCGCGGCGTTGTTCGCGAAGACCTCAAGGCCTTCAAGCGCACTCCCCGCGAACACCAAGTCGCAAAGCTCCCGACCGTCGTCTCCAGCCTcatagcctacctaccttatctcTTTGCCGTCGATGCCGGCCTCAGCCAACAAGCGATCAACGGCGAGGAGATCGCCGTGATCCTCAAGACCGCACCCATAATCGAATGGCGGCCCACCTTATCTGACaacgccgccgtcgccgtcccCGGCAAAGACCCCGCCCGCGTCAAAGTGCACTCGCTCGAATACGAAGTCTTCTTTGTGCTCTCCTGCCTCGCCAACGCGCACACACTGCAGGCCCGCACCGCGCTGCATCCGCTCTACGTGCTTTCCACGGCGCCCGTCGGCACCCAGCAGCGTCAAGTGGCCGTCAGCGCCGCGACCAAGAACCTGCTCGATGCGGCTTCCATCTACGACTACCTCGCGCTCCGGGCCGAAGGGCTAAGTAGCGGCTACGGGATGGCTCCGCCCTGTGCCGACATCTCGCCCGCGGCGTTGCGAGCGCAGTGCTCGCTCGCCATGGCTGAGGCCACCCTCCTGGCTGTGCTCAAGGACGATCCGTACCCGGCTGTGGTGGCGCAAGATCGGAACAAGAACGATACCGAGTGGATGTACAAGGCGCCAGATATCCCCAAGGTCAGGGCTCATCTGTTTGCAAGGCTGTGTCTGGCGGCTAGCGAACACGCTGCGCAGGCGTACTCGCTGTGTGCGGGGCTGGCGCGAGCGGAGGGCGGAGCCAAGGTAACCGAGAGCTTTCTAAAGTATCTAGATAACTTGCGGCGCACAAGTAGAGCGAAGGCGTGTCGGTTCTTTGGCATTGACTCGGAGCTGGGTGGGCAAACTGGGACGGCGATTGCTTGGTTGAATGCGGGACTTCAGGAGCTAGGAGTTGAGAGGAACCCCTCGGAAGGGGGCAGTAAGAGGAGCGGAGGTTTGGGCAGGTTGAAAGAGAAGTGGAcagaaaagagggaggacAAAAAGGTGGAAAGAGGGCTAGACTGGGGAGCAGATGCTGGACGACTTGAGGAGTCAAGAGTATATGAAATGCTGTGGGAGAAATGGTCAAAGCAAAATGACACG ATAATGACCCAGGTCGTCCCTCCATCGGGGCCATTACTCCAACAGATGCCTATGGGTAGAGAGATTCACACTCTCAAGCCCTTTCAGCCGCCACAACTAGATCCCCCAACACTGGAGGCTATGCGCGCACCGCCAGAGAGGTCAGACGATGCTGCTCTTTATCCTAGCTCGGACGAGGACGATACGATGATAGGCGCCACAATAGGGGCATTCCCAGGTACGCAGGGACATTTTAGGACAGGCACTCCCAACTACTTTTAA
- a CDS encoding eukaryotic ribosome biogenesis protein 1, which produces MGPKATEKKRKVQDAEPESDDEIAPDFDGALSQSEDEFDSDFDDNEHEQDGEQESGSEASDDEDEEGSLLSDDIPSDAEGDKAMGKLVLEDEEEELEIEIPGVDPKRPEKDDGDKNYRIEKDANGNERYVYDEIDPVYDSDDSDAQEAPNTIGNIPMSFYDSYPHIGYDINGKKIMRPATGDALDALLDSIEVPKGWTGLTDIHTGNPLNLNDDELELVRRVQMGMIPNELENPYPETVEYFTGIEEKMPLSAAPEPKRRFLPSKNEAKKIMKLVRAIREGRILPYKPPEEREKEEEEEEQYFDIWQDEVPQEVNPLHIPAPKLPPPGFDMSYNPPAEYLPTKEEREEWEKLDPEEREKEYLPQKYDSLRKVPGYGEIVKERFERCMDLYLAPRVRKNRLNIDPNSLLPKLPSPSELKPFPTVAQTVFRGHDGRVRSVAIDPTGVAVASGGDDGTVRVWELLTGRQVWSVKLSSEEAVNTVRWRPAKDSFILSAAVGEDVYLMVPTHASVTPALDQASRDILSAGFGYATNGQQHGAAPGKEPPAKWARPGAKLEDEGVLIRITVRSTVKVINWHRKGDHFATVSPSGQRSSVAIHTLSKHLTQIPFRKLSGLAQTASFHPLRPLFFVATQRTIRCYDLQKLELVKVVQPGAKWISSFDIHPGGDNLIVGSYDKRLLWHDLDLSIRPYKTMRFHSEAVRQVKYHRGGLPLFADASDDGTLQIFHGKVPNDQLENPTIVPVKVLKGHKVVNKLGVLDMDWHPREPWCVSAGADGTIRLWM; this is translated from the exons ATGGGGCCAAAAGCCACCGAGAAGAAGCGAAAGGTCCAGGACGCCGAGCCTGAGTCCGACGACGAGATTGCACCCGATTTTGACGGCGCCCTGTCGCAGAGCGAAGACGAGTTCGATTCTGACTTCGACGACAATGAGCACGAACAGGACGGCGAGCAGGAAAGCGGAAGTGAGGCcagcgacgacgaagatgaggagggctCCCTACTAAGCGACGACATTCCCTCCGATGCTGAGGGCGACAAGGCAATGGGCAAACTTGTTctcgaggacgaagaagaggaactcGAGATTGAGATACCCGGAGTCGACCCCAAGCGGCCGGAGAAGGATGATGGAGACAAGAACTATCGGATCGAAAAGGACGCGAACGGCAACGAGCGCTACGTCTACGA TGAGATCGACCCCGTCTACGATTCGGACGATTCCGATGCCCAAGAAGCGCCAAACACCATCGGCAACATCCCCATGAGCTTCTACGACAGCTATCCCCATATCGGCTATGATATCAACGGCAAGAAGATTATGCGCCCGGCCACTGGCGACGCTCTTGATGCTCTCCTCGACAGCATCGAAGTGCCCAAGGGCTGGACTGGCCTTACGGATATTCACACCGGCAACCCTCTCAACCTCAA TGATGATGAATTGGAGCTTGTTCGCCGTGTCCAGATGGGTATGATTCCCAACGAGCTGGAAAACCCCTACCCTGAAACCGTGGAATACTTTACTGGTATTGAGGAGAAAATGC CCCTGAGCGCTGCCCCTGAGCCCAAGCGTCGCTTCCTCCCCTCCAAGaacgaggccaagaagattATGAAGCTTGTTCGCGCCATTAGGGAAGGCAGGATCCTGCCCTACAAGCCCCCTGAGGAgcgcgagaaggaggaggaagaggaggagcagtaCTTTGATATCTGGCAGGATGAGGTGCCACAAGAAGTCAACCCCTTGCACATCCCGGCACCCAAGCTGCCTCCTCCTGGTTTCGACATGAGTTACAACCCGCCCGCAGAATACCTACCGaccaaggaggagagagaggagtgGGAGAAGCTCGACCCCGAGGAGCGCGAGAAGGAGTATCTCCCTCAGAAATACGACTCTTTGCGGAAAGTTCCCGGTTATGGCGAGATCGTCAAGGAGAGATTCGAGAGGTGCATGGACCTTTACCTTGCTCCTCGTGTGCGGAAGAACAGGCTCAACATCGATCCCAACTCGCTCCTGCCCAAGCTTCCTTCGCCTTCTGAGCTCAAGCCTTTCCCTACAGTTGCCCAAACAGTTTTCCGCGGCCATGACGGCCGTGTAAGAAGCGTTGCCATCGACCCTACTGGTGTTGCTGTCGCTAGCGGTGGCGACGACGGTACGGTACGTGTGTGGGAGCTGTTGACGGGTCGCCAAGTCTGGTCCGTCAAGCTCAGCAGTGAGGAGGCTGTCAACACCGTTAGGTGGAGGCCCGCGAAGGACTCTTTCATTCTCTCCGCTGCTGTGGGTGAGGATGTCTACCTCATGGTTCCTACACACGCCAGCGTTACTCCTGCTTTGGACCAGGCTAGCAGAGATATCCTGTCGGCTGGCTTCGGTTATGCTACAAACGGTCAGCAACACGGCGCTGCTCCCGGCAAGGAGCCTCCTGCCAAGTGGGCCCGCCCCGGTGCTAAGCTCGAGGATGAGGGTGTCTTGATCAGGATCACAGTCAGGTCGACCGTGAAGGTCATCAACTGGCACAGGAAAGGAGACCATTTTGCGACAGTATCGCCTTCCGGACAGAGGAGCTCCGTAGCCATCCATACGCTCTCCAAGCACCTCACCCAGATTCCCTTCCGCAAGCTTTCTGGCTTGGCTCAGACAGCGTCTTTCCATCCCCTCcgtcctctcttcttcgtcgccACTCAACGAACAATTCGCTGCTACGACTTGCAGAAGCTCGAGCTGGTCAAGGTTGTCCAGCCTGGCGCGAAGTG GATTTCTTCGTTCGATATCCACCCCGGCGGTGACAACTTGATTGTTGGCAGTTACGACAAGCGTCTCTTGTGGCACGATCTGGATCTTTCCATTCGTCCGTACAAGACGATGAGGTTCCACAGCGAGGCGGTTCGTCAGGTCAAGTACCACAGGGGCGGCCTGCCGCTCTTCGCTGATGCCAGTGACGACGGCACTCTCCAAATCTTCCACGGCAAGGTCCCGAACGATCAGCTGGAGAACCCCACCATTGTGCCTGTCAAGGTGCTCAAGGGACACAAGGTCGTCAACAAGCTTGGTGTCCTGGATATGGACTGGCACCCGCGTGAGCCGTGGTGTGTGTCTGCCGGTGCTGACGGCACCATCCGTCTCTGGATGTAA